From the genome of Cytophagia bacterium CHB2:
CCCACAACGAGATTGATCAGAACCCGCTCAGCGCCGCCGTTTTCAAGGTCTTCGATGACATGCATAACCTTGAGCGGAGTTTTGGGCGCAGGCACGGAAGATGGTGTTGCCGTTGAATCTGCCATCGTGCTTGCTTGAGCTATGCTGCAATAAATTTTTAGATATTTCTACTGCGGGTGATGCACACCCGACGTCAAAAGCTTTTCTGTAAATAAATCGATCACTTGTTTCGTCGTTCGCGTGTCGTCAAAAAGCTGTTGCGCGCGTTGCTGGCCGGCCAGCGCCAATTGCCGGCGCAACTCGGGATTGTCATGCAAGTGCATGAGTGCAGCCGCGGCCGCATTGGGATCGTCGGCCTCCACGAGCAGGCCGGTGCGTTCAGGCTCGATCAATTCACGAATTGCATTCAAGGGCGTGGCGATCACCGCGACTTGGCTGGCCAGGGCCTCGATATAAACGTTGGGAATACCCCAATGCAGATATGGGCGCGGCAACAGGATAAAGGCATCGGCCCAGCGCCGCAACGGGCGAAGCTGTTCATGCGGCAGATAACCGAGCAGGAACACGTGTTTTTGCAGGCGGCGTTCGCGAATGAGATTTTGCAGCCGTTTTTTTTCCGGGCCTTCGCCGACAATTTTACATTGAAACGCCAGGCCCTTCTCCTGCAACACGGCGCATGCTTCGATCAACGTATCAAAGCCCTTGGTACGGTAGAACGTGCCGATCGATAGAATGCGAAAGACCCCGTTGGGCGCTTCTTTTAGCCGGGCATCCTGCTGCAATGCCGTGAGATGATGCCCGTGATAGATGAGTTTAATGTCTTTGCTTTTTGCCGGCGCCAACCGGGAAAGATGAACCCGGTTGTAAGCCGTGCAGGTCATCACAAAATCGCAAGCCTTCAGCTTGCGTACGAGCATGGTATCGTCTTCATAAATATCATGCGCATGCGCTGAAAAACTGTAACGCAGGCCGGTCAAGCGATGAATGATCCATGCCATGGTGCCGGGAAACGTTGCCCAAAACGCATGCACCAGAGTGATCTTGCGGCATTGCATGCGATGCGCATAACACACCGCTTGCGGAAAGAGAATGAGATTTTTCAGCAACGTTTTTGGCCGATGCCGGCTCTCCCAGCATATTTGCAGCAAGGTTCTGAAATAGCGCCGGGCGTGGCGCTTGGCAAAGTGGCATTGCGCCCGCCAAATTTCCCGCGAGAAAAAAAAAGGCCGGTGGAACAAGCGAGGCAATAACGCTTGCGCTTGCGGCTGAATGATTTTATCGCGCGACTTTTTAATCGAATAAATATCGAAGGCAAAGCCTGCTTGCGCGAGCGCGGACATTTCGCGCAAAATGAAGGTTTCGTCGACGCAGGGAAATTGCGACATAATGAAGGCTATGGCAGCGCTGCCATTGCGGCTTTGTTCTGCAAAAATTGTGGCCGAGGATTCTTTCATCTGCGTCGCAACAATCCGAGTTGTTTGCGCAAGAAAATATCAACGTTTTCTCGAAAGACTCTGTCGATGATAAAAACGATGATGAAGTATACCAGCGCGCCCAGAATGACTTCGAGGATAAGGTCGAGCCACGGGTGGGCGAGATGTGTTGTTTTAATTGCCAGGAACATCAGGCCGCCGGCAAACAAGTATTTCATGAGCGCCGCCCAGGGAATCTGCAATCCAATAAATCGGCGCGTGTAAATCGTGACAATGACGGCCATGAGCAAATAACTGAATGCTTTTGCGATCGTCGCCCCCATGATTTCCAGGCGCGGAATCAGCAGCCAATTGGCGGTAACATTGACGATCATGGTTAAGGTCAGAATACCGACCAGCCGCCTGGTCTTTTTTTGAATGTAGTGGCTGGCGGCCAAAATCGGCAGTGCGCCGTTTATCATCAGGCCGGCGATCGTCCAGGGAATGATGGCGCTGCCGGCAACGAACTTTTCGGAAGCGATGATGCGAATAAAGTTTTCGCCGACCGCTGCGCAGCCGAAGATCAAGGGTACCGCGAACAAGCCGTAGGTCCGCAACGCACTCTGCAAAAATTTGCGCGTTTCCTCCGGTCCTTTCTTCGCCCAGATTTGCATGTAAACCGGCATGACGGCTGTCGCAAAGGGCAGAACGACGATATCTTTGAGATAATCGGCGAGATTGTAAGAGGCGCTGTACAGGCCCACGGCGGTGGCGTCGAGAAAAAAATGAATCAGGTAGCGATCCAAGTATGTCAACAGCATGGAG
Proteins encoded in this window:
- a CDS encoding polysaccharide biosynthesis protein; the encoded protein is SLLLAFLRAEQQTIFFNSYRVVAKYVTLASILVILFFVSRTLTGFYGAQLLGMSLAVFTLLGWRARKNPLHLGDFSGTVFRQALVYGFPLIGFEFVSMLLTYLDRYLIHFFLDATAVGLYSASYNLADYLKDIVVLPFATAVMPVYMQIWAKKGPEETRKFLQSALRTYGLFAVPLIFGCAAVGENFIRIIASEKFVAGSAIIPWTIAGLMINGALPILAASHYIQKKTRRLVGILTLTMIVNVTANWLLIPRLEIMGATIAKAFSYLLMAVIVTIYTRRFIGLQIPWAALMKYLFAGGLMFLAIKTTHLAHPWLDLILEVILGALVYFIIVFIIDRVFRENVDIFLRKQLGLLRRR
- a CDS encoding glycosyltransferase family 4 protein, whose translation is MKESSATIFAEQSRNGSAAIAFIMSQFPCVDETFILREMSALAQAGFAFDIYSIKKSRDKIIQPQAQALLPRLFHRPFFFSREIWRAQCHFAKRHARRYFRTLLQICWESRHRPKTLLKNLILFPQAVCYAHRMQCRKITLVHAFWATFPGTMAWIIHRLTGLRYSFSAHAHDIYEDDTMLVRKLKACDFVMTCTAYNRVHLSRLAPAKSKDIKLIYHGHHLTALQQDARLKEAPNGVFRILSIGTFYRTKGFDTLIEACAVLQEKGLAFQCKIVGEGPEKKRLQNLIRERRLQKHVFLLGYLPHEQLRPLRRWADAFILLPRPYLHWGIPNVYIEALASQVAVIATPLNAIRELIEPERTGLLVEADDPNAAAAALMHLHDNPELRRQLALAGQQRAQQLFDDTRTTKQVIDLFTEKLLTSGVHHPQ